From Microbacterium invictum, the proteins below share one genomic window:
- a CDS encoding XRE family transcriptional regulator: MAPSSLELSTLGHRIRHHRTAHGYTLDELGGIVGVAGSQLSLIENGKREPKLSLLQAIAHATGTDVTDLLSAEPPNRRAALELELERAQASPVFRRMGVEPVRVTKTMSDETIESILGLHRELLRREREAIATPEEARRANTELRLRMRERGNYLGDIEKLAEKQLKAAGHVSGALTHRTVSIMASQLGFELLYVNDLPHSARSVTDLENGRIYLPPASIPGGHGLRSMALQAMAHRLLGHTPPTDYADFLQQRLEINYYAACCLMPETASVAFLTQAKKDRNLAVEDFRDAFGVTHEAAGMRMTNLLTEHFGIKLHFLRVDGTGAISRVYENDELPLPMDVTGAVEGQVVCRSFAARSAFGQQNRTTEHYQYTDTPAGTFWCSSQTGSTAEGEFSITVGVPFDDARWWRGRETQKRAASTCPDESCCRRPDSALTSRWEGKAWPSARVHMQMFTPLPRGAFPGVDDGEVYTFLERHAAR; encoded by the coding sequence ATGGCTCCCTCGTCCCTGGAACTGTCCACGCTCGGCCATCGGATCCGTCATCACCGCACTGCGCACGGGTACACCCTCGATGAGCTCGGTGGGATCGTGGGCGTCGCGGGCAGCCAGCTGAGCCTGATCGAGAACGGCAAGCGCGAGCCGAAGCTGTCGCTGCTGCAGGCCATCGCGCACGCCACCGGGACCGATGTCACCGACCTGCTGTCGGCCGAGCCGCCGAACCGCCGCGCCGCCCTCGAACTCGAACTCGAGCGGGCGCAGGCGAGCCCGGTGTTCCGGCGGATGGGCGTCGAGCCGGTGCGGGTGACCAAGACGATGAGCGACGAGACGATCGAGTCGATCCTGGGGCTGCACCGCGAGCTGCTGCGCCGCGAGCGCGAGGCCATCGCGACGCCCGAAGAGGCGCGCCGCGCCAATACCGAACTGCGACTGCGGATGCGGGAGCGCGGCAACTACCTCGGCGACATCGAGAAGCTCGCCGAGAAGCAGCTCAAGGCGGCCGGGCACGTGTCAGGGGCGCTCACGCACCGGACGGTGAGCATCATGGCCTCCCAGCTCGGCTTCGAGCTGCTGTACGTCAACGACCTGCCGCATTCGGCGCGCTCGGTCACCGATCTCGAGAACGGCCGGATCTACCTGCCCCCGGCATCCATCCCCGGCGGACACGGACTGCGATCGATGGCGCTGCAGGCGATGGCGCACCGGCTGCTCGGCCACACTCCGCCCACCGACTACGCCGACTTCCTGCAACAACGGCTCGAGATCAACTACTACGCCGCGTGCTGCCTCATGCCCGAAACCGCGTCGGTCGCCTTTCTCACGCAGGCCAAGAAGGATCGCAACCTCGCCGTCGAGGACTTCCGCGACGCGTTCGGGGTCACCCATGAAGCTGCCGGCATGCGGATGACGAACCTGCTGACCGAGCATTTCGGCATCAAGCTGCACTTCCTGCGCGTGGACGGCACGGGCGCGATCAGCCGCGTGTACGAGAACGACGAGCTGCCGCTGCCGATGGACGTCACCGGCGCCGTCGAAGGCCAGGTCGTGTGCCGCAGCTTCGCGGCACGGTCGGCGTTCGGACAGCAGAACCGCACCACCGAGCACTACCAGTACACCGACACCCCGGCGGGGACCTTCTGGTGCTCGAGCCAGACCGGGTCGACCGCCGAGGGCGAGTTCTCGATCACCGTCGGGGTGCCTTTCGACGACGCCCGCTGGTGGCGGGGCCGCGAGACGCAGAAGCGCGCCGCCTCGACCTGCCCGGACGAGTCGTGCTGCCGGCGCCCCGACAGCGCGCTGACCAGCCGGTGGGAGGGCAAGGCGTGGCCGAGCGCGCGCGTGCACATGCAGATGTTCACGCCGCTCCCCCGCGGAGCCTTCCCGGGGGTCGACGACGGTGAGGTCTACACGTTCCTGGAGCGGCACGCGGCCCGCTGA
- a CDS encoding phosphoenolpyruvate carboxykinase (GTP) → MAIADIFTRTAPIAQPTAAPRRATAYGERPELSGAGMADLEAWVDEIAALTKPARVHWVDGSRAENEALLREMVDEGKLIKLNPEWRPGSYLARSHPSDVARTEGRTFIASEREEDAGPTNNWAAPDDIRATITPLFDGSMRGRTMYVVPFSMGAVGGPLSHIGVQVTDSAYAVASIGIMTRVGTAVLEQIAEGKPWVKTVHSVGAPLEPGQHDVEWPCNDEKYIVHFPDTLEVWSYGSGYGGNAILAKKCFALRIASVIGRDEGWLAEHMLLIRVIDPAGKAYHVAAAFPSACGKTNLAMLRPTIPGWRVETIGDDIAWLRPGEDGRLWAINPEAGFFGVAPGTGESTNVTAVETLWGNTIFTNVALRPDGDVWWEGLTDETPAELTDWEGKPWTPAAGKPAAHPNSRFTVSAAQCPQIASDWDAAEGVPLDAILFGGRRATNVPLVVEATDWTHGVFMGSNISSERTAAAEGTVGELRRDPFAMLPFCGYNMADYFGHWLKVGQALRFDRAPRIFQVNWFRKGSDGRFLWPGFGDNSRVIDWIIRRIDGTVGAVESPIGRLPQTSDLNLDGIDVPQEDLDELFAIEPGLWLQEADLTEEFYQTFEGKVPPALHAELAALRYRLKRAQTA, encoded by the coding sequence ATGGCCATCGCCGACATCTTCACCCGGACCGCGCCCATCGCCCAGCCCACCGCCGCGCCGCGCCGGGCCACCGCGTATGGGGAGCGACCGGAGCTGTCCGGCGCGGGCATGGCAGACCTGGAGGCATGGGTCGACGAGATCGCCGCGCTCACGAAGCCCGCCCGGGTGCACTGGGTCGACGGCTCGCGCGCCGAGAACGAGGCGCTCCTGCGCGAGATGGTGGACGAGGGCAAGCTGATCAAGCTCAACCCCGAGTGGCGCCCCGGTTCGTACCTCGCCCGCTCCCACCCCAGCGACGTCGCCCGCACCGAGGGTCGCACGTTCATCGCCTCCGAGCGTGAAGAAGATGCCGGTCCCACCAACAACTGGGCGGCACCCGACGACATCCGCGCCACCATCACACCGCTGTTCGACGGCTCGATGCGCGGCCGCACGATGTACGTCGTCCCCTTCTCGATGGGCGCCGTCGGCGGCCCGCTGTCGCACATCGGCGTCCAGGTCACCGATAGCGCCTACGCCGTGGCATCCATCGGCATCATGACCCGCGTCGGGACCGCCGTGCTCGAGCAGATCGCCGAGGGCAAGCCGTGGGTCAAGACCGTGCACTCGGTCGGCGCGCCGCTCGAGCCTGGCCAGCACGATGTCGAGTGGCCGTGCAACGACGAGAAGTACATCGTCCACTTCCCCGACACGCTCGAGGTCTGGTCGTACGGCTCGGGCTACGGCGGCAACGCGATCCTGGCGAAGAAGTGCTTCGCGCTGCGCATCGCATCGGTCATCGGCCGCGACGAGGGCTGGCTCGCCGAGCACATGCTGCTCATCCGCGTCATCGACCCGGCCGGCAAGGCCTACCACGTCGCCGCCGCGTTCCCGTCGGCCTGCGGCAAGACGAACCTCGCGATGCTGCGCCCCACGATCCCCGGCTGGCGCGTCGAGACCATCGGCGACGATATCGCGTGGCTGCGGCCCGGCGAGGACGGACGCCTGTGGGCGATCAACCCCGAAGCCGGCTTCTTCGGCGTCGCGCCCGGCACCGGCGAGTCGACCAACGTCACCGCCGTCGAGACACTCTGGGGCAACACGATCTTCACGAACGTCGCGCTCCGCCCCGACGGCGACGTCTGGTGGGAGGGGCTGACCGACGAGACCCCCGCCGAGCTCACCGACTGGGAGGGCAAGCCCTGGACCCCGGCCGCAGGCAAGCCCGCCGCCCACCCCAACTCGCGCTTCACCGTCAGCGCGGCCCAGTGCCCGCAGATCGCGAGCGACTGGGACGCCGCCGAGGGCGTGCCCCTCGACGCGATCCTGTTCGGCGGCCGCCGCGCCACCAACGTCCCGCTCGTGGTCGAGGCAACCGACTGGACCCACGGCGTGTTCATGGGCTCGAACATCTCGTCCGAGCGCACCGCCGCCGCCGAAGGCACCGTCGGCGAGTTGCGCCGCGACCCGTTCGCGATGCTGCCGTTCTGCGGCTACAACATGGCCGATTACTTCGGGCACTGGCTCAAGGTCGGGCAGGCGCTGCGCTTCGACCGTGCCCCGCGGATCTTCCAGGTCAACTGGTTCCGCAAGGGCTCAGACGGCCGCTTCCTGTGGCCTGGCTTCGGCGACAACTCACGCGTCATCGACTGGATCATCCGCCGCATCGACGGCACCGTCGGCGCGGTCGAGAGTCCGATCGGCCGCCTGCCGCAGACGAGCGACCTCAACCTCGACGGCATCGACGTCCCGCAGGAGGACCTCGACGAGCTGTTCGCCATCGAGCCCGGGCTGTGGCTGCAGGAGGCCGACCTGACCGAGGAGTTCTACCAGACCTTCGAGGGCAAGGTGCCGCCGGCGCTGCACGCGGAGCTCGCCGCACTGCGCTACCGCCTCAAGCGCGCACAGACCGCCTGA
- a CDS encoding response regulator transcription factor, which produces MSGAVQPIRLVIVDDQAMLRGALSALLDLESDMQVVATAGDGDEAVRVVAESAPDVCLMDIQMPGTDGIEATRAVRAASPDTRVLIVTTFARPGYLRAALEAGASGFVVKDAPAEQLADAVRRVHAGLRVVDPVLAEASLFEGANPLTDRERQILRLAADGRSAAAIAAEVYLSAGTVRNNLSAAIGKVGATGRAQAVRIAQDKGWI; this is translated from the coding sequence GTGAGCGGGGCAGTGCAGCCCATCCGGCTGGTGATCGTCGACGATCAGGCGATGCTGCGCGGCGCACTGTCGGCGCTGCTCGATCTCGAGTCCGACATGCAGGTTGTCGCGACGGCCGGCGACGGAGACGAAGCGGTGCGCGTGGTCGCGGAATCCGCTCCAGATGTCTGCCTCATGGACATCCAGATGCCCGGCACCGACGGCATCGAGGCGACCCGCGCCGTGCGCGCGGCGAGTCCGGACACCCGGGTGCTCATCGTCACCACATTCGCGCGGCCCGGATACCTGCGGGCCGCGCTGGAGGCCGGAGCCAGCGGATTCGTCGTCAAGGACGCCCCGGCCGAGCAGCTCGCCGACGCCGTGCGGCGTGTGCACGCGGGGCTGCGCGTGGTCGATCCGGTGCTTGCCGAGGCGAGTCTGTTCGAGGGCGCGAATCCGCTCACCGACCGGGAACGGCAGATCCTACGGCTCGCCGCCGACGGGCGCAGCGCGGCCGCGATCGCCGCAGAGGTGTACCTCTCGGCCGGGACCGTGCGCAACAACCTGTCGGCGGCGATCGGCAAGGTGGGGGCGACGGGCCGGGCTCAGGCGGTGCGGATCGCGCAGGACAAGGGCTGGATCTGA
- a CDS encoding winged helix DNA-binding domain-containing protein — protein sequence MDISRLRSERLRSHRLTAPAASVVDAAAHMTATQAQEFWGGRWALAARTRGELRLSGVDAEFERGRLIRSWTQRGTLHILRPADLGWLLAVTGARQEKQYAAPLRNAAITASTLTTAERAVRAALSGGNRLTRREFAEVLQAAGIDTAGMRGNHILVMMCLRQVTCLGPVVPRDGAPSRDQYVVLAEEWISDATAPADPLAEMFVHYIASHGPAGVADFRWWAGVPLGMARAAVDAAGDRVVEVEQGLYTAAGPRPRRSALPEVLALPPFEEYYLSYADRSVPCPPEFTPTVGPSLQGLVRPVLLADGEVIGAWTHSVAVGRHHLDPVPELFTPGAAPAPAVADALARFARFITG from the coding sequence ATGGACATCTCGCGGCTGCGCAGCGAGCGCCTGCGCTCACATCGCCTGACCGCGCCGGCCGCGAGCGTCGTCGACGCGGCCGCCCACATGACCGCGACGCAGGCGCAGGAGTTCTGGGGCGGGCGCTGGGCGCTGGCGGCCCGGACGCGCGGCGAGCTGCGGCTGAGTGGGGTGGATGCCGAGTTCGAGCGTGGCCGGCTGATCCGGTCGTGGACGCAGCGCGGCACCCTGCACATCCTGCGACCGGCAGACCTCGGATGGCTGCTGGCCGTCACCGGGGCGCGGCAGGAGAAGCAGTACGCCGCGCCGCTGCGCAATGCCGCGATCACGGCATCCACCCTGACGACGGCAGAGCGCGCCGTGCGCGCCGCACTGTCCGGCGGCAACCGGCTCACCCGGCGCGAGTTCGCCGAGGTGCTGCAGGCCGCCGGTATCGACACGGCGGGGATGCGCGGCAACCACATCCTGGTGATGATGTGCCTGCGCCAGGTGACGTGCCTCGGCCCGGTCGTGCCGCGCGACGGTGCACCCAGCCGCGACCAGTACGTCGTGCTGGCCGAGGAGTGGATCTCAGATGCCACGGCCCCGGCCGACCCGCTCGCCGAGATGTTCGTGCACTACATCGCTTCGCATGGCCCGGCCGGCGTCGCCGATTTCCGCTGGTGGGCAGGCGTGCCGCTGGGCATGGCGCGTGCGGCGGTGGATGCTGCGGGAGACCGCGTCGTCGAGGTCGAGCAGGGACTGTATACCGCCGCCGGTCCGCGGCCGCGTCGCTCGGCGTTACCCGAGGTTCTGGCTCTGCCGCCGTTCGAGGAGTACTACCTCTCGTATGCCGACCGCTCGGTGCCCTGCCCACCCGAGTTCACCCCGACGGTCGGGCCCAGCCTGCAGGGTCTCGTGCGGCCGGTGCTGCTCGCCGACGGCGAGGTCATCGGTGCGTGGACGCACTCCGTCGCCGTGGGCAGGCATCACCTCGACCCGGTGCCCGAACTGTTCACACCCGGCGCCGCCCCGGCACCCGCGGTCGCCGACGCGCTCGCGCGCTTCGCCCGCTTCATCACCGGCTGA
- a CDS encoding thiamine pyrophosphate-binding protein gives MPTVSAHVAQTLARHIDHVFGVMGNGNAHFLDALERSTAVTYTAVRHEAAGVVAADAYHRAGGGLAAATATYGAGFTNTLTALAESVQAHVPLILVVGDEPTSGPRPWDVDQIALASAVGARTYTVGRADAAATTIIAIEHALSYRVPTVLAIPYDVAKVDAGEVPPVPAPQLPSPLAPAGPFARQTIRDLAGALAHASRPFLLAGRGAWTSGAGDVLGELAELTGAVTASTALGRGTFPASAFDLGVTGGFGAEGAMELVRTADIAVVFGASLNQFTMRFGDLFAPGTRVFQIDTAPAATHPHVSGFIRGDVRLVAGMIADELRILGPEPSGWRESVDVPALRAYDRGERVAADGRLDPRSVAERIGTVLESTGELRDRVVVTDGGHFIGWANMYWPVASPDRMMMVGTAYQAIGLGFGSVPGAARAKPASTIVLSSGDGGGLMALADLESAVRVAGGRGLAVVWNDAAYGAEVNLYGLQGLATEPMLIPEVDFAGFARAVGAEGVVVRTLDDLAALDEWAATPAGERPFLLLDCRVSTSVIAPYQQEIIRVNS, from the coding sequence ATGCCCACCGTCTCCGCCCACGTCGCCCAGACCCTCGCACGTCATATCGACCATGTCTTCGGCGTGATGGGCAACGGCAACGCCCACTTCCTCGATGCGCTGGAGCGCTCGACCGCCGTCACCTACACCGCGGTGCGCCACGAGGCTGCCGGTGTCGTGGCCGCCGATGCCTACCATCGTGCGGGCGGAGGCCTCGCCGCCGCCACCGCGACCTACGGCGCCGGGTTCACCAATACGCTGACCGCGCTGGCCGAGTCAGTGCAGGCGCACGTCCCGCTGATCCTCGTCGTCGGCGACGAGCCGACCTCCGGCCCGCGGCCGTGGGACGTCGACCAGATCGCCCTGGCCTCGGCGGTCGGTGCCCGCACCTACACGGTGGGACGGGCCGATGCGGCGGCGACGACGATCATCGCGATCGAGCACGCTCTGTCGTACCGGGTGCCGACGGTGCTCGCGATTCCGTATGACGTGGCGAAGGTGGATGCCGGTGAGGTGCCGCCCGTGCCCGCCCCACAGCTGCCGTCACCACTTGCCCCCGCCGGCCCGTTCGCCCGGCAGACGATCCGCGACCTGGCGGGGGCACTGGCGCACGCCTCACGTCCCTTCCTGCTCGCCGGTCGCGGGGCGTGGACCTCAGGCGCCGGAGACGTGCTCGGCGAGCTCGCCGAGTTGACCGGCGCGGTCACCGCGTCGACGGCGCTCGGCCGAGGGACCTTCCCCGCGAGCGCGTTCGACCTCGGGGTGACGGGAGGCTTCGGCGCGGAGGGCGCGATGGAGCTCGTGCGCACCGCCGACATCGCCGTCGTGTTCGGCGCTTCGCTCAACCAGTTCACGATGCGGTTCGGCGACCTGTTCGCCCCGGGCACGCGCGTGTTCCAGATCGACACCGCACCGGCGGCCACCCATCCGCATGTGAGCGGATTCATCCGGGGAGACGTTCGGCTCGTCGCCGGCATGATCGCCGACGAGCTGCGCATCCTCGGCCCGGAGCCGAGCGGCTGGCGCGAGTCCGTCGACGTTCCCGCGCTTCGCGCGTATGACCGCGGCGAACGCGTCGCCGCCGACGGTCGGCTCGATCCGCGCTCGGTCGCCGAGCGCATCGGCACGGTGCTCGAGAGCACCGGCGAGCTCCGTGACCGGGTCGTCGTCACCGACGGCGGTCACTTCATCGGCTGGGCGAACATGTACTGGCCGGTCGCCTCGCCCGACCGGATGATGATGGTCGGCACCGCGTACCAGGCGATCGGACTCGGGTTCGGATCGGTGCCCGGCGCGGCTCGGGCGAAACCGGCATCCACCATCGTCCTGTCCAGCGGCGACGGCGGTGGCCTCATGGCCCTCGCCGACCTCGAATCGGCAGTGCGCGTCGCCGGTGGACGCGGCCTCGCCGTCGTCTGGAACGACGCCGCCTATGGCGCCGAGGTCAACCTCTACGGGCTGCAGGGCCTGGCCACCGAGCCGATGCTGATCCCGGAGGTCGACTTCGCCGGGTTCGCGCGCGCCGTCGGCGCGGAGGGCGTCGTGGTGCGCACGCTCGACGACCTGGCCGCCCTCGACGAATGGGCCGCGACGCCGGCCGGCGAACGGCCCTTCCTGCTGCTGGACTGCCGCGTCTCGACCTCGGTGATCGCGCCGTACCAGCAGGAGATCATCCGCGTGAACTCCTGA
- a CDS encoding ABC transporter permease, with translation MSNSLMISPTMLRIEALRQIRNPYTLAFTLGMPVAMYLLFGASMGYGSLPAGNGNVAFYIMVSMAAYGTAVAMSSITSLAATEAGQGWGRQLAMTPLSTAGYAATKLITAVSFAALAMVAVFVAGMLTGAEATDAWRWFACGGIMLGVGLIYGLYGLGVGLFFNSDTAAALASISMTFFAFFGNVFMPLDGVMLDIARFTPLYGYVALARWPLTEGTLTTGQTDPLWALVLNVAVWLAVFVVLVGVGVKRSRARR, from the coding sequence ATGTCGAACTCACTGATGATCTCGCCCACCATGCTGCGGATCGAGGCCCTGCGCCAGATCCGCAACCCATACACCCTCGCGTTCACCCTCGGCATGCCTGTGGCGATGTACCTGCTGTTCGGGGCGAGCATGGGCTACGGCTCGCTGCCCGCCGGAAACGGCAACGTCGCGTTCTACATCATGGTCTCGATGGCCGCCTACGGCACAGCCGTGGCGATGAGCTCGATCACGTCGCTGGCCGCCACCGAGGCAGGGCAGGGCTGGGGTCGGCAGCTCGCGATGACGCCGCTGAGTACCGCCGGGTACGCCGCGACCAAGCTGATCACCGCCGTCTCGTTCGCGGCGCTCGCCATGGTGGCGGTGTTCGTCGCCGGAATGCTGACCGGGGCCGAGGCCACCGATGCGTGGCGCTGGTTCGCCTGCGGCGGGATCATGCTCGGAGTCGGTCTCATCTACGGCCTGTACGGGCTCGGGGTCGGGCTGTTCTTCAACTCCGACACGGCTGCGGCACTGGCATCCATCTCGATGACCTTCTTCGCCTTCTTCGGCAACGTGTTCATGCCGCTCGACGGCGTCATGCTCGACATCGCCCGCTTCACGCCGCTGTACGGCTACGTCGCGCTGGCCCGCTGGCCGCTCACCGAAGGGACGCTCACGACCGGGCAGACCGACCCGCTGTGGGCCCTCGTGCTGAACGTCGCCGTCTGGCTGGCGGTGTTCGTGGTGCTGGTCGGCGTCGGCGTGAAGCGGTCGCGTGCCCGCCGATAG
- a CDS encoding NAD-dependent succinate-semialdehyde dehydrogenase, translating into MSENRETELLASVPDGLFIGGQWRPAESGTTLQVHDPATGALIKEIASASPADGMAALDAADAAFPAWAATPLRERAELLRRAFDLLQERKEDFALLMTIEMGKPLAEARGEVAYGGEFVRWFSEEAPRIQGRYGQNPEGTGRMIVSQHPVGPCFLITPWNFPLAMATRKIAPALAAGCTVVIKPAALTPLTTLLFVKLLEDAGLPAGVVNVITTSTSNAVSEPIIRDPRLRKLSFTGSTPVGQALMEQAAEGVLRTSMELGGNAPFVVFDDADLDKAVDGAIAAKFRNVGQACTAANRFIVHRSVADEFAARVTERVQGMKIGRGTEDGVVIGPLIDDRAVAKANDLVQDAVGRGATLRTGGKAIDGDGSFFEPTVVSDVQPGSDILREEIFGPVLAIIPFDDEDDAVRIANDTEYGLVSYVFTESLARGQRMIERLETGMMGLNMGVVSNAAAPFGGWKMSGLGREGGAEGIHEYLQTKYTLTPNPFG; encoded by the coding sequence ATGAGCGAGAACCGTGAGACCGAGCTGCTGGCGTCCGTCCCGGACGGGCTGTTCATCGGCGGCCAATGGCGGCCAGCCGAGAGTGGCACGACGCTGCAGGTCCACGACCCGGCGACCGGGGCGCTCATCAAGGAGATCGCGTCGGCCTCGCCGGCCGATGGCATGGCCGCGCTGGATGCCGCGGATGCCGCGTTCCCGGCCTGGGCGGCCACGCCGCTGCGCGAGCGTGCCGAGCTGCTGCGCCGCGCATTCGATCTGCTCCAGGAGCGCAAGGAGGACTTCGCGCTGCTGATGACGATCGAGATGGGCAAGCCACTCGCCGAGGCGCGCGGCGAAGTCGCGTACGGGGGTGAGTTCGTGCGGTGGTTCAGCGAGGAGGCCCCCCGCATTCAGGGCCGGTACGGGCAGAACCCCGAGGGCACCGGCCGGATGATCGTGTCGCAGCACCCGGTGGGGCCGTGCTTCCTGATCACCCCATGGAACTTCCCGCTGGCCATGGCGACCCGCAAGATCGCCCCCGCGCTGGCGGCAGGCTGCACGGTCGTGATCAAGCCGGCCGCGCTCACGCCGCTGACCACGCTGTTGTTCGTGAAGCTGCTGGAGGATGCCGGGCTGCCGGCCGGTGTGGTCAACGTGATCACCACGTCGACGTCGAACGCGGTGTCCGAGCCGATCATCCGCGACCCGCGGCTGCGGAAGCTGTCGTTCACCGGGTCGACCCCGGTGGGGCAGGCGCTCATGGAGCAGGCCGCCGAGGGTGTGCTGCGCACCTCCATGGAGCTGGGCGGCAACGCCCCGTTCGTCGTGTTCGACGACGCCGACCTCGACAAGGCCGTCGACGGGGCGATCGCCGCGAAGTTCCGCAACGTCGGGCAGGCCTGCACCGCCGCGAACCGGTTCATCGTGCACCGGTCGGTCGCGGACGAGTTCGCCGCCCGGGTGACCGAGCGGGTGCAGGGGATGAAGATCGGCCGCGGCACCGAGGACGGTGTCGTCATCGGTCCGCTCATCGATGACCGTGCCGTCGCGAAGGCGAACGACCTGGTCCAGGACGCTGTGGGGCGCGGGGCGACGCTGCGCACGGGCGGGAAGGCGATCGACGGCGACGGGTCGTTCTTCGAGCCCACCGTCGTCAGTGACGTGCAGCCCGGCTCGGACATCCTGCGCGAGGAGATCTTCGGCCCGGTGCTCGCGATCATCCCGTTCGACGATGAAGACGACGCGGTGCGCATCGCGAATGACACCGAGTACGGCCTCGTCTCGTACGTGTTCACCGAGAGCCTCGCCCGCGGGCAGCGGATGATCGAGCGGCTCGAGACCGGGATGATGGGCTTGAACATGGGCGTCGTCTCCAACGCCGCCGCTCCCTTCGGCGGCTGGAAGATGTCGGGCCTCGGTCGCGAGGGCGGCGCCGAGGGCATCCACGAATACCTGCAGACCAAGTACACCCTGACGCCCAACCCCTTCGGGTAA
- a CDS encoding sensor histidine kinase: MTDDATSGAGDGAIASAAGAAPAAWAMAGSGSGRRGTRSAWERYGWVMAAIWMVFLIYPLLALLRSEADPGWIVAGWIGLAAFVVIYVAGFVNGMTFSGGGLTSSPKPVQWMVLALLIVCALVTIPAVGGNALSFVPFIMSFASYGLTRAAHWLILVGGVGVTAAVVLLTPGGLDYISILAIVALLGVVNTVSTTLIIRSAQAERLGLELATSEGREAVARDVHDLIGHTLTVVRLKSQLARRLIDSDPEKAKAELADIEALTAEAIAGVRETVAGVRSATLADQLVSCRGVLQGAGIALRVDGEVGALSPAQSLTAGWILREATTNILRHASAGAVTVRIAPGRFTVIDDGVGFGGAEGNGVRGMRERASTAGATLTVTAEAEGGTRVEVTW, from the coding sequence ATGACCGACGACGCGACATCGGGTGCGGGCGACGGCGCGATCGCTTCGGCCGCCGGCGCCGCACCTGCGGCGTGGGCGATGGCCGGGAGCGGCAGCGGCCGTCGCGGCACGCGCTCGGCGTGGGAGCGGTACGGCTGGGTCATGGCGGCCATCTGGATGGTGTTCCTCATCTACCCGCTCTTGGCGCTGCTGCGCTCGGAGGCCGACCCGGGGTGGATCGTCGCCGGGTGGATCGGGCTGGCCGCATTCGTCGTGATCTACGTGGCGGGTTTCGTCAACGGCATGACGTTCTCCGGAGGCGGACTGACGAGCTCGCCGAAGCCGGTGCAGTGGATGGTGCTCGCCCTGCTCATCGTGTGTGCCCTCGTGACGATCCCCGCCGTGGGCGGGAACGCGTTGAGCTTCGTGCCGTTCATCATGTCGTTCGCCTCATACGGACTCACGCGTGCGGCGCACTGGCTGATACTCGTGGGCGGCGTCGGGGTCACCGCGGCGGTCGTGCTTCTGACCCCTGGCGGCCTCGACTATATTTCCATCCTCGCCATCGTCGCCCTGCTGGGCGTGGTCAACACGGTGTCCACGACGCTCATCATCCGCTCCGCCCAGGCGGAACGGCTGGGTCTGGAACTGGCCACGAGCGAGGGGCGCGAAGCGGTGGCGCGCGACGTGCACGACCTGATCGGACACACCTTGACCGTGGTGCGCCTGAAGAGTCAGCTCGCCCGCCGCCTCATCGACAGCGATCCCGAGAAGGCGAAGGCGGAACTGGCCGACATCGAGGCGCTCACCGCCGAGGCGATCGCAGGCGTGCGCGAGACGGTCGCGGGGGTCCGCAGCGCCACCCTTGCCGATCAGCTGGTGAGCTGCCGAGGGGTGCTGCAGGGGGCCGGCATCGCTTTGCGGGTCGACGGCGAGGTCGGGGCGCTGTCGCCGGCTCAGTCGCTCACAGCGGGATGGATCCTCCGCGAGGCGACGACGAACATCCTTCGACACGCCTCGGCCGGCGCTGTCACCGTGCGCATCGCTCCCGGCAGGTTCACGGTGATCGATGACGGCGTCGGGTTCGGCGGGGCCGAAGGCAACGGCGTGCGCGGAATGCGCGAGCGGGCGAGTACCGCCGGCGCGACGCTGACCGTCACCGCCGAGGCCGAAGGCGGCACGCGGGTGGAGGTGACGTGGTGA